Genomic window (Terriglobales bacterium):
CAAGGCCCTGCATCGCAGGATCATGCTTTCACAGATCAGGATCCTGGCCGGCGAAGAACGAAGAAGCGCGATGGCGTTTGACCAGATCCTCGTCAACTCACTCTTCTCGCGGGAGAGTATCTGGCGCGCCTATGGGATCGATTCGAAGGTCTGCTACCTCGGGGTGGATACCGATAGATTCACCGATCGAAAGCGAACACGGGAACGGATCGCGGTCTCGATCGGCGCCATGGTGGAGCGAAAGAACGCGGCGTTCATCCTGCAGGCCCTCGCCAAGGTGCCGGCGCCCCTCCGCCCCAAGCTCATTTGGGTCGCCGATACGATCGATCCGGAATATCTGAAGAGGATGGAGCCAATGGCGGAGGCATTTCAGGTCGCGTTTCAAGTACGGCACCAGGTCGACGACAATGAACTGGTCGAGATCCTCGGTCGGGCGCGCTTCCTGTTGTACGCGCCCCGGCTGGAACCCTTCGGGTACGCTCCCCTGGAAGCCAACGCCTGTGGGGCGCCCGTGGTGGCCGTCGCCGAAGGCGGCGTACGGGAGACCGTCCGGGATGGCGTGAACGGCCTGCTGGTCGAGCATGATGCGGAGGCCATGGCGGCAGCCATCGAGCGACTCATGGCCGATGATGATCTGGCTTGCCGCCTCGGCCAGGAGGGGTCCCACTGGGTCCGGCAGCAATGGGCGCTGCCTGCCTCGATCGACCGATTAGAGTCCCGCTTGAAGTCCGCGCTGGCAAAGGGCAGGAACAGCCGCGTCGGCCAGCGATGGACCGCGTGAGCGCCTCCTGGCAGGACCTTAGCGCCTTCGCCGCAGGGGTTGGGAAGCCGACGACCCGGCCCGGCCCTGGCCCTTCCGCTCGGGGGCAGGAAGCGCTCGCCGGCCCATGGACTGCTGCAAGGAAGCCAGATCGGCGTCCACCATCATCTTGACGAGATCGGGGAACCGGACCCGGGGCCGCCACCCGAGAAGGCGGCGCGCTTTGGAGGCATCGCCGCACAGGTAATCCACCTCGGCAGGACGCAGCAGCTTGGGATCGGTTTCCACGTGCTCCCTCCAATCCAGGCCGACGTGGGAGAACGCGAGTTCGAGCAGCTCCCGCACCGTGTGAGTCTCGCCGGTGGCGATGACGAAGTCATCCGGCGCCGGCTGCTGCAGCATCTGCCACAGGGCCGGGACATAGTCGCCGGCGAAGCCCCAGTCCCGCCGCACGTCCAGGTTTCCCATGCGGAGCTTCTCCGCCAGGCCCAGCTTGATGCGGGCTACCTGCAGACTCACCTTGCGGGTCACGAACTCGCTGCCGCGGCGCGGAGATTCATGGTTGAAGCAGATGCAGGAGCAGGCGAACAGCCCGTAACTCTCGCGGTAGTTCACGGTGACGTGGTGTCCGAAGACCTTGGCCACCGCGTAGGGACTGCGGGGATGGAAGCGCGAACTCTCATTCTGCCGGGTCTCGGTCGTCTTGCCGAACATCTCGGAGCTCGAGGCCTGCAGGAACCTGGCCTGGGGAGCGTGCTTTCGCAGCGCCTCCAAAACCCGGAAGACGCCCACCCCGGTGACATCGGCGGTAAGCACGGGCTGGGTCCAGGAGACCGCGACGAAGCTCTGTGCGGCCAAGTTGTAGACCTCGTCCGGCTGCACCACCCGCATGGCTTCATCGAGCGAGCCCTGGTCGGTCAGGTCGCCTTCCACCAGCTTGATGCGGCTGGCGATGGCCTGGATGCGATCGTACTTTTCCAGGCTGCTTCTCCGCACCAACCCATAGACCTCATAGCCCTTCTCCAGAAGGAACTCGGCCAGATAGGAGCCGTCTTGCCCGGTGATCCCGGTTATCAGCGCGCGCATGATGGAGTCTGCTTTTCGGAAGGGGATCGCCTCCGGCGGCCCGCGATCCGCCCATCCGGAACATGGGATGATAGCCCAAGATGGCCGGAGGTTGACTTCCTCTTTCGGGGGGCCGCCCGCTCCCTCATGGTCTGAAGACCGCCTTGGGCAGCATGACGTGGACGCCCTTGTTGCCGTCCACCAGCTCAGTGATGTCGACGTCGCCGGCCACGCTGGTCAGCATATAGGCGTCGTCGCGGCTGAGGTGTTTCTCCTCCACCAGGAAGTCGATCATGTTGCGCACCGCGATGCGCGCCGCCTCGCTCAGGTCGTCGTCGAAGCCCATGGCGATGTAGTGGGTCGGGGTTTCGGCCCTCGGGTATTTGATCTTCAGATCCTTGCGCACGATGAACTGGATGGTCCCGACCAGCGAGGTTTCCAGGGCGGTGATGTCCACCTCGCCGTTGCCCTGGCCGGCGTGGCCGTCGCCGATCTCGAAGAGCGCGCCCTTCACGTGGACGGGCAGGTAGAGGGTGCTGCCGGCGACCAGTTCCTTGTCGTCCATGTTGCCGGCGTGGATCCAGGGCGGGGCGCTGTTCAGGCGTCCGTAGGCCTCCGGCGGTGCCTCCCCGATGCTGCCGAAGAAGGGGTGCAGCGGAATCTCGATGCCGGGCGCGAACTCGGCCACCATGCGCTCCCGATCCAGTGAAATGATCTTGATGCGGGAGTAGGGGAAGTCGTTGGTCAGGAAGCCTGCCCCGGCGCGGAAGCCGTTGTAGGCATAGGGGATGGCCAGGTCGATCTTCTGGATGCGTACCTCCAGAGTGTCCCCCGGCTCGGCGCCTTCGATGTACACCGGGCCGGTCAGGATGTGCCCCCCCGGGCCCTTGTTGGTGACCTCCTTGTAGATGTCCCGCAGACTCTGCTGCACCTGGCCGGGGGGCACGCCGGCTTTTTCCAGGCCGGTGGGACTGTTGGTGAGCAGAGTGTCGAAGACCACCGTATCGCCGGAGTGAATGCGCAGCACCGGCGGCGCCGCCGCGTCGTAGTAGCCCCAGGCCACGGTCTTGGGCGTGGCCGCCAGGTGGTAGGTCTGGGGCCCGGACGGCGGGGCTGGACTCTGGGCCAACGCTCCGGTCGCCAGCAGCAACAATGACGGCAGCAATCCCCGAAGATGCTTGCTGGTCACAGGCGTCCTACCTTTCTCCCGCTTGCGCGGTTTCCTGCGGCGGCACCAGGTCGTACAGGTGCATCTGCTTGCCCTGCAGGTAGATGTCGAACCAGTTGAGGATGTGCTCCAGGCGCTCGACGCGGTGCCAGGGCTGGCCCGAGCGCGAAAGCTCGTGCGACTCTCCCGGGAAGCGGATCATCGCCGTGGGCACCTTCAGATACTTGAGCGCACGGAACATCATCTCGCCGCCGGAGGCGGGCGGGCAGCGCAGGTCGGCCTCGCCCTCGATCAGCATGAGCGGCGTCTTGACCTTGGCGATGTGGGTGATGGGCGAGCGCGCCGCGAAGTCCGCCGGGTCCTCCCAAGGCGCACCCTTGAACCAGGTCGGGGTGAACAAGGTGAAGTCGGCGTCGCCCCAGAAGGCCGACCAGTCGGCGATGGAGCGCTGCGCCACCGCTGCCGCGAAGCGCGTGGTCTGGGTGATGGTCCAGTTGGTCAAGATGCCGCCGCCGCTGCCTCCGGTCACACCCAGGCGCTGGGGGTCGGCGTAGCCGCGGCGGATCAACTCATCCACTCCCGCCATCAGGTCCTTGTAGTCGTCGCCGGGGTAGCGATACTGGATGATGTTGCCGAACTTTTCGCCGTAGGTCGAGCTGCCCCGCGGGTTGGGATAGAGGACGACGTAGCCCTTGGCCGCCATCCACTGGAACTCGTGGTCGAAGCCGTAGCCGTAGGCGGCGTGCGGCCCGCCGTGGATGTCGAGGATCAGCGGGTACTTCTTGGCGGGATCGAAGTCGGGCGGCTTCTGCACCCAGGTCTCGATCATGGTTCCATCGAAGCTCTTGTACCAGACCTCCTCCGGCGGGGTGAGATCGAGTTCGGCGAACAGGTCGTGGTTGATGTCGGTGAGGCGGGCGAGCGAGCCGTCGTCCTGCACCAGGAAAAGATCGCCGATGCTGACCGGAGTCGAGACCAGCACGGCGATCTTCTTGCGGTCGGGCGTGGCCGTGAAGGTGATGACCTCCTGGTTGCCGCGGGTCACCGGCTCGACCCGCCCGTCGGCCGCCTCGAAGCGCCGCAGGTTGACGGTGCCTTTCTCTTGCACCAGGGCGAGGACGGCGCTTCCATCCGCGCTCCATGCCGGCGGGGCCAGGTGCCCGGCGCGAGGGGCGTGTTGGTCGCCCGCCAGCCCGGCGCCGACATCGGTGTCCAACCCGGGCGCCAGGTTGCGCGCTGTGCCCCCGGGCGCGGCCGTGGTCACGAACAGGTGCTGCTGTTCGTAGGAGCGCAGCGGCCGGTGGTTGATCTCGCCGCGGAAGGCGATCGTCTTGCCGTCGGGGCTGGGAGCGAAGCTGCCCACCGCGCCGTCCATGGCGGCCACCTTCACCATCTCCCCGCCGCCGCTCGGAACCGAGTACAGGGCTGCGCTCGGCGGCTGGTAGTAGGGCTCCAGCACGCGGTTGGAGGTGAAGTACAGAAGCGCGCCGTCGGGAGACCAGACCGGTTCACCCTCGCTGAAGTCCCCGAAGGTGATCTGCCGGGGCTTGGGCTGGTCTTCGGCGGAGGCCGGCAGGGCCACCGTCCAGATGTGCGCCGGGCGGCTGAAGTCGAAGTAACCGGCGCCGTTCAGACGGTAGACCGCGCGGGTAATGACACGCACGTCGCTCTCCCGCTCTTCCTCGCCCTTGCCCTTCTTCTCCGCCTTGGCCAGGTCCTGAGCATTGGTGCGGCTGAGGAAGGCGATGGTCTTGCCGTCGGGCGACCAGGAAGGGCCCTCCGCACCTTTGGGCAGGGAAGTGAGCGCGCGGGGCTCGCCTCCCGCCATCGAAAGCAAGTAGATCTGCGCCGGCTGAGGCTTGCCCTCCTTCTCGCCCGAGCGCAAGAAGAGCAGGGTGGCGCCGTCGGGCGACCAGCGCGGCGCCGAGTCGCGCGGGCCGTGGGTCAGCGGCTGAGGAGCCTCCTGGCCGCTGGTGGCCACCGTCCAGATAGCGGTGTCGTAGCCGTCGCGCTTGCTGTTGACCGTGACCCGCACAAAGGCCACGCGTGAGCCGTCGGGGGACATCTGCGGGTCGGCGATCCACACGAACCGGAATAGGTCCTTCTCGGTGATGGGCCGGGTCGCGCGAGCGATGCCGGCCCTGGCGCTTGGGACCCTGAGGGCGCAGGAAACCAGGACCACAAGAACAAGGAAAGCTACGCGGCGCTTCATGGCTGCTCCTCCTGTGGGGGCCAGCCATGCTACTCACAGCGGGCGTCGTTGCCAAGCCCTTGATGGCGCGCTACTGGACTGAGGTCACGTCCTCCGGCGTGAGCAAGACCAGCGTGCACTGCCCGTCGGGTCCAGCGCAGGTGACGGTGGCGCGGCGCACCAGGCTGGTGGGGGTGGCGTCGGGGAAGACCACCGGGTACGGCAGCGTTCCCAGCACGGCGGCGAAGGCGCGCAGGCGCTCGTCGCCGCTGACGAACTTCGCCTCGACCGTCTTCGAATCCGAAGACATGAGCAGGAAGAAGTCGGCGGAAACCGGGGCCTTGTCCTTGAGCATCTTGCTCAGCTGGATGGTGCGCATGGCGGTCAGATCTCGGCGGGCGGCGTTGACCAGGGCATCGACCTTTTTGTCGCCTCCCGCCAGCGCCGCCAGGCGGCCGCGGGAGTCGGGGTCGTTGTGGGGCGCCGCCAGGGCCAGAGCGTAGGTATGGA
Coding sequences:
- a CDS encoding glycosyltransferase family 4 protein, which produces KALHRRIMLSQIRILAGEERRSAMAFDQILVNSLFSRESIWRAYGIDSKVCYLGVDTDRFTDRKRTRERIAVSIGAMVERKNAAFILQALAKVPAPLRPKLIWVADTIDPEYLKRMEPMAEAFQVAFQVRHQVDDNELVEILGRARFLLYAPRLEPFGYAPLEANACGAPVVAVAEGGVRETVRDGVNGLLVEHDAEAMAAAIERLMADDDLACRLGQEGSHWVRQQWALPASIDRLESRLKSALAKGRNSRVGQRWTA
- the gmd gene encoding GDP-mannose 4,6-dehydratase, whose product is MRALITGITGQDGSYLAEFLLEKGYEVYGLVRRSSLEKYDRIQAIASRIKLVEGDLTDQGSLDEAMRVVQPDEVYNLAAQSFVAVSWTQPVLTADVTGVGVFRVLEALRKHAPQARFLQASSSEMFGKTTETRQNESSRFHPRSPYAVAKVFGHHVTVNYRESYGLFACSCICFNHESPRRGSEFVTRKVSLQVARIKLGLAEKLRMGNLDVRRDWGFAGDYVPALWQMLQQPAPDDFVIATGETHTVRELLELAFSHVGLDWREHVETDPKLLRPAEVDYLCGDASKARRLLGWRPRVRFPDLVKMMVDADLASLQQSMGRRALPAPERKGQGRAGSSASQPLRRRR
- a CDS encoding acetamidase/formamidase family protein, yielding MTSKHLRGLLPSLLLLATGALAQSPAPPSGPQTYHLAATPKTVAWGYYDAAAPPVLRIHSGDTVVFDTLLTNSPTGLEKAGVPPGQVQQSLRDIYKEVTNKGPGGHILTGPVYIEGAEPGDTLEVRIQKIDLAIPYAYNGFRAGAGFLTNDFPYSRIKIISLDRERMVAEFAPGIEIPLHPFFGSIGEAPPEAYGRLNSAPPWIHAGNMDDKELVAGSTLYLPVHVKGALFEIGDGHAGQGNGEVDITALETSLVGTIQFIVRKDLKIKYPRAETPTHYIAMGFDDDLSEAARIAVRNMIDFLVEEKHLSRDDAYMLTSVAGDVDITELVDGNKGVHVMLPKAVFRP
- a CDS encoding S9 family peptidase, with the protein product MKRRVAFLVLVVLVSCALRVPSARAGIARATRPITEKDLFRFVWIADPQMSPDGSRVAFVRVTVNSKRDGYDTAIWTVATSGQEAPQPLTHGPRDSAPRWSPDGATLLFLRSGEKEGKPQPAQIYLLSMAGGEPRALTSLPKGAEGPSWSPDGKTIAFLSRTNAQDLAKAEKKGKGEEERESDVRVITRAVYRLNGAGYFDFSRPAHIWTVALPASAEDQPKPRQITFGDFSEGEPVWSPDGALLYFTSNRVLEPYYQPPSAALYSVPSGGGEMVKVAAMDGAVGSFAPSPDGKTIAFRGEINHRPLRSYEQQHLFVTTAAPGGTARNLAPGLDTDVGAGLAGDQHAPRAGHLAPPAWSADGSAVLALVQEKGTVNLRRFEAADGRVEPVTRGNQEVITFTATPDRKKIAVLVSTPVSIGDLFLVQDDGSLARLTDINHDLFAELDLTPPEEVWYKSFDGTMIETWVQKPPDFDPAKKYPLILDIHGGPHAAYGYGFDHEFQWMAAKGYVVLYPNPRGSSTYGEKFGNIIQYRYPGDDYKDLMAGVDELIRRGYADPQRLGVTGGSGGGILTNWTITQTTRFAAAVAQRSIADWSAFWGDADFTLFTPTWFKGAPWEDPADFAARSPITHIAKVKTPLMLIEGEADLRCPPASGGEMMFRALKYLKVPTAMIRFPGESHELSRSGQPWHRVERLEHILNWFDIYLQGKQMHLYDLVPPQETAQAGER